One stretch of Macaca nemestrina isolate mMacNem1 chromosome 17, mMacNem.hap1, whole genome shotgun sequence DNA includes these proteins:
- the LOC105474139 gene encoding speedy protein E4 → MASGQAHPPFEEESPQPSTSVQSPQVVADDEVPGPSVPWVDPSPQPQSLGMKKKREWSDESEEEPEEELELERTPEPKDTWVVEMLCGLKMKLMRKRASSVLPEHHEAFNRLLEDPVIQKFLAWDKDLRVSDKYLLAMVIAYFSRAGLFSWQYQRIHFFLALYLASDMEEDNQAPKQDIFSFLYGKDYSQRPLFHKLRYQLICSMRWRTWVSPEEMEEIQAYDPEHWVWARDRTLIS, encoded by the exons ATGGCCAGTGGTCAAGCGCACCCTCCATTTGAGGAGGAGAGCCCCCAGCCTAGCACATCGGTGCAGTCCCCCCAGGTGGTGGCGGATGATGAAGTGCCAGGACCATCAG TCCCTTGGGTAgatcccagcccccagcctcaaTCTCTTGGCATGAAAAAGAAGAGGGAATGGTCAGACGAATCCGAGGAGGAGCCGGAGGAGGAGCTGGAGTTGGAGCGCACCCCTGAGCCCAAGGACACCTGGGTGGTGGAGATGCTGTGTGGGCTCAAGATGAAGCTGATGCGCAAGCGAGCATCCTCCGTGCTCCCTGAGCACCACGAGGCCTTCAACAGGCTGCTTG AGGATCCTGTCATTCAAAAATTCCTGGCCTGGGACAAAGATCTGAGGGTGTCAGACAAG TATCTCCTGGCTATGGTCATAGCGTACTTTAGCCGTGCCGGCCTCTTCTCATGGCAATACCAACGCATTCATTTCTTCCTGGCTCT CTACCTGGCCAGTGACATGGAGGAGGACAACCAGGCCCCCAAACAAGACATCTTCTCCTTCCTCTATGGCAAGGACTACTCCCAGCGACCTTTGTTCCACAAGCTTCGCTACCAGCTCATCTGCTCCATGCGCTGGAGGACGTGGGTGTCCCcagaggagatggaggag ATCCAGGCTTATGACCCAGAGCACTGGGTGTGGGCCCGAGATCGCACCCTCATTTCCTAG